The nucleotide window tgggcattGTTGCTCACTATTAAAACCCGACTCTCTTTCTTTCTGCATGTAGCTgcaccctaaaaaaaaaaaaaaaactaatcataGTATAGAAGAACAATGATGACGAACTCTGCTTTTGTTCACAACATCTAATAAGCATATACCAGctgaaactgaaatgaaatactAATTGTTGGCATTATATTTCATAGACAGCCCAAATAAGTAGACATGTATGTGAAAATGTACATGTACATGCCAGCAGAAACTGAAAGAAAAGACTAATTGTTCACATTATATTTCAAAGACTGCTGCCTAATAGCCTAGTGGAAGAAAAAGCATCACTTTGGATGAAAGGTGTTACCTTGCAGAGATGGTGCATGAGAGTCATCTTGCTGTTAAGGGCACGTGTGTCAGTGAGTTTAAGAGTTGGCAATTATCATTAGTTTGGTTTCTAGGAAGCTTTGTCAAAGAAATGTACTTGCCAAAGATCACATGAATCATAAGCAATTAACGTGTCAAGAGTAAAACCTTCCTCAATTTTCACCAGTCCAGTTCTTAACTTGCaaccatcaccatccaaacagataACTGCCTACAAGTTAATAGTTATATAAAAATCAGTGGTAGACAATGATTTTCCATTCTGGATACCTCCACAGAATATCACAGAACTTCAACTGCTAAAAAAAATTACATTCTTTGTATTAACTCCAAGATAGAACAAGaacaaatgtaatgttaatctGTTGTATGACTATTCTGTACCTACATTCTTTGGTCATATATTGGCtcttatagtttatatatatatatatatatatatatatatatatatatataaagagagagagagagagaagaagaaaagtaacAATATTCTAAAGTTGAATAGAACTACTTCCAAGTTTCCACCCAAGATTGAAGGGCAGTTTGAATTTTGTCCTAGTGCGTTACCTTGTTAACATAATGGATAAACTTGTCCATTTGTTTGAACCAAGATTCAGCATATTGGTACTGAAAATCATCACCCATTGTCCACATGATGTGATTTGTACGTGTCACATTTGCCTGTTCATCAAAGCCAAATAAAATGCATGGGCTGCATTGTACTCTTATCAGAAACCACTAGGACACTTCATATGAAGAGTACACAAAATTCTTAAGTCCTAGCAGCATCAATGAAATCATTTATGCATTGTTCAACATTGTAGTCATATAGATATAGATGAGGATCATCCTACAATTGTTCCATGATAGCAATGAGGAGACACAGTTATAACAAAATCCAGATGAGTACATGAGAACTGTCATAAGAAGTAGGTACCTGTATAGGTGAAGATTCATCATTGACTTCAAAATGGAAACCATTTGGAGGACTATAATGAACAGGAAAGGCACTTGTGAAAATCTGGTGGTTGGACAACATGATATGTCAGCAAACtatagaaatttaaaataataaataaataacagaacaAGAACTTGAAGTTTCATACCTGAGAAGAAGAACCAAAAGTCTTTGAAACCATTTTTCAGTTTCCCCAACAATGCATGGGTACAGATTTCCATAAAAAGATTATAAAGATTGTAAAACagagaaaattcatatgtatTATTCTGAACTCCAAAATTGGGCACTTATGTATTGTACTGGCAAGGAGCTATTTCACATCCATGTGACAAACCATTGTAATACTTCAAAGAACCAAGTTCAGGCTTGAATCCTACTTTTAAGTTCTTGAATGTCATTAACAACAGATTAACACCACATACAGTGAAGTGTAGAAACAAGAAACTATATGCAGAAAACTGCTTTGTGCTTTGTACAATTTACCAATAAGAGAAATATGCTCAGCTGCAAATAGTAAtcaatcagttcaatcaagtcaAAGATAACCCCTCAATCTATTTCACAAAAGCAGCTCTGTTTCAAGTTGAAAATGTCATATATGAGCCATCATTTTTAATTGAGCATGACGTTGACAATTCTTCAGAAAAGAcaacagaaaaaaataataataaagagatctTGGAGCTGATCAGCTTCAGTTGGATTTTGCCAAAGAGATCTCATCATAGTACACAGTTCTTTGGTAGTGATGCAGCCTACATTAAAGAACATCAAATTTATATTAGCAAAATACTTGTGTTGCAATTATAATTCAAATACCACACAACTACATTTTACCTGTAGATGCAAAAGTCttgatagaaaaataaataaataaataaaaatcactctTCTTCATTCAATATGTCTCCAGTTGAACACTTGCCAAATGTGGCACTTGTCTAGTTTCAAAACATCAGAGTGTGTCATATCAAAGGTACTTCAATAAATACAAAACATGTGACATGATGCATTCAGACGACATTTGGAACCATGGCATCTGGCAAGAAAAAGATCACAGGCATAAATGATAGTGAAATTTGAACTATGTGTGCatatgtttctcttatttttgtaATACCATAACCAGAGCCAGAgcaaaaaagacaaaaaatgaatattGTATGCAGACAAAAACTAGAAGCATAACCCCAAAGTGCAGTGTCAGAGAGTATCCACAACCAAGACCCAAGACAGTTTCCAGCCATATAGAGTAAAACAGATCCAATTTTCCCACAAGCGGAAGCAAGAGTGGATGAAATCGGATACAGTTGCCAGCTTGAAGTCAcattttttagggtgtttgagttggagtctaagtctaaatcTTCGTACTGAGTTTgatatccttatttaaagagttgtaactTTGTTTCCAAAGAGCTCAGtgagacggtgatcgacctcatcatgtccttccttGCACCACACCGGGGTCCACATGCAGAGAGAGTCCAATGATTTGAACCAGAAGTGGCTGCTGCATTCTATCGAGCCATATCCCTGATGCAAATGCACTCATTGACAATGAGCAGCAATGTTTGTATCTCCACGtgtgacaaaaataaaaataaaaaacaaaaaactatgCTACGGAAAAAACAAAGGAGCTGAAGGACTTGATGACTAAACCAAGGACCCATGCTTGTGTTTGTTATGTGATGAGATGGTCCATTTTCCATGTAATAAAATAGGGAAGTAACTTCGATACTCTGGCTAGTGCGATGGTTGATACGCATGCAttttgaaattacttagaaattgcataagtggctTACAAGTACTTCAAAATTAAACTGTCTAATTAAGTAACGGGTCGCATctagatgtatcatgaattaaACATTATACTCATTTGATTATGTGACTATCGGATTGGTtgacattgattggatggttataaatgaaaatatctaaatgatcctatttcaacaaaatcTGGGTTAGGATGGTTCAAcgaatttgattttgggactgcATCTTAGAAACAGTTGTTTACACAGCTTagtcag belongs to Magnolia sinica isolate HGM2019 chromosome 8, MsV1, whole genome shotgun sequence and includes:
- the LOC131252739 gene encoding alpha-mannosidase-like translates to MLSNHQIFTSAFPVHYSPPNGFHFEVNDESSPIQANVTRTNHIMWTMGDDFQYQYAESWFKQMDKFIHYVNKAVICLDGDGCKLRTGLVKIEEGFTLDTLIAYDSCDLWQVHFFDKAS